In Verrucomicrobiota bacterium, a single window of DNA contains:
- a CDS encoding ArsI/CadI family heavy metal resistance metalloenzyme yields the protein MTRLHIHVSVDDLEQSTKFYSALFGAEPTKQKTDYAKWMLDDPGINFAISARGAKAGLDHLGIQAKDKSEMTTLREGIKQAGLSTFDEGETTCCYAKSDKTWVQDPSGIAWETYHTMKEAEFFNDAPIPEKEGGCW from the coding sequence ATGACACGACTGCATATTCACGTTTCGGTGGATGATCTGGAACAATCCACCAAATTCTATTCCGCTCTGTTCGGTGCAGAACCAACGAAGCAAAAAACCGATTACGCTAAATGGATGCTGGACGATCCAGGCATCAATTTTGCCATTTCCGCCCGTGGCGCAAAAGCTGGACTGGATCACTTAGGCATTCAGGCCAAAGATAAATCCGAAATGACCACTTTGCGTGAAGGTATAAAACAAGCCGGTTTATCAACCTTCGATGAAGGCGAGACGACTTGCTGCTACGCCAAATCCGATAAAACATGGGTGCAAGACCCAAGCGGTATCGCATGGGAAACGTATCACACCATGAAGGAAGCCGAATTCTTCAATGATGCTCCCATCCCAGAAAAAGAAGGTGGATGCTGGTGA
- a CDS encoding metalloregulator ArsR/SmtB family transcription factor — protein sequence MDLEHAISAFAALSQKTRLKVFKILIEYGKSGTSAGTISDRLGIPHNTLSFHLSHLTQAGLISARKDGRSMIYEAKVSSIEALISYLRENCCILEEGCKTDCNTTKRGKK from the coding sequence ATGGATTTAGAACACGCTATTAGTGCCTTTGCCGCGCTGTCTCAGAAGACGCGGCTCAAGGTCTTTAAAATTCTTATTGAGTATGGAAAAAGCGGTACGTCTGCCGGAACGATCAGTGATCGCCTTGGCATTCCGCACAATACGCTATCTTTCCATTTATCCCACCTTACCCAGGCAGGCTTAATTTCTGCCCGTAAAGACGGGCGATCCATGATTTATGAAGCCAAAGTCAGCTCCATAGAGGCGCTGATAAGTTATCTGCGCGAAAACTGCTGCATCCTTGAAGAAGGATGCAAAACCGACTGCAACACAACCAAGCGAGGCAAAAAATGA
- a CDS encoding recombinase family protein, which produces MTATFHFSAIGSANMLTQTKKRIAIVMFAVLKWMKKMIVYSSAWNGGTWFAPLGFQPVNCSGNTATVSSAPIGYKHIKSNPKERIRGDIIIDEERAPIVKRLFEEYSTGAYTLSDMTRKAKEWGLKSPRSNKNFLSKSQIQSTMQNPFYCGEMLYKNVTSFFRIDTLH; this is translated from the coding sequence TTGACAGCAACTTTTCATTTCTCGGCTATTGGGTCGGCAAACATGCTGACCCAAACAAAGAAACGGATAGCTATTGTTATGTTCGCAGTTTTGAAGTGGATGAAGAAAATGATCGTGTATTCATCTGCATGGAATGGCGGCACATGGTTCGCGCCTTTAGGCTTTCAACCGGTGAACTGCTCTGGCAATACGGCAACGGTAAGCTCTGCACCTATTGGGTACAAGCATATTAAATCTAATCCTAAAGAGCGTATTAGAGGAGATATTATAATTGATGAAGAGCGCGCTCCAATAGTGAAGCGTTTGTTTGAGGAATATTCAACCGGTGCATATACCTTGAGCGATATGACACGCAAAGCTAAAGAATGGGGATTAAAAAGTCCTCGCAGCAATAAGAATTTCTTATCTAAGTCACAGATACAAAGCACAATGCAGAATCCTTTTTACTGCGGAGAAATGCTTTATAAAAACGTAACCAGCTTTTTCCGCATAGATACCCTCCATTGA
- a CDS encoding site-2 protease family protein has product MSHFKMDETCFFSQVLKMLRFRLMGFPIEVQPFFWLICAIFGGAFSTRAPEDWIAVPFGMAAIFVSILGHELGHAFMAKRYGGNPRIALHSLGGVTMLGGSGFTRRENIMITAMGPLVSIAIGVLALLLTPVALFNEYFGFFLGTAVWVNFIWTVFNMLPILPMDGGQILATVLGPKNAKLSCLIGGWTASLGAVGLILFMGYGAVFAAAILGFMAYQNFRGASMLGGVR; this is encoded by the coding sequence ATGAGTCACTTCAAGATGGACGAAACGTGCTTTTTTTCGCAGGTTCTTAAGATGCTTCGTTTTAGGTTGATGGGATTTCCCATTGAGGTGCAGCCCTTTTTTTGGTTGATTTGCGCAATCTTTGGTGGCGCTTTCAGTACGAGAGCCCCCGAAGACTGGATAGCGGTTCCATTTGGTATGGCAGCCATTTTTGTATCCATCCTCGGGCATGAGCTGGGACATGCATTTATGGCAAAACGTTATGGGGGTAATCCCCGGATTGCTCTTCATAGCCTGGGTGGTGTCACGATGTTGGGAGGGTCTGGTTTTACCAGGAGGGAAAATATCATGATTACAGCTATGGGGCCTCTGGTAAGCATCGCTATAGGAGTGTTAGCGTTGTTGCTGACACCTGTGGCCTTGTTCAATGAATATTTTGGCTTTTTTTTAGGGACTGCAGTTTGGGTCAATTTCATCTGGACAGTATTTAATATGTTGCCGATTCTACCGATGGATGGAGGGCAAATTTTAGCCACGGTGCTTGGACCAAAGAATGCAAAGCTTTCTTGTTTGATAGGAGGCTGGACAGCAAGCTTGGGTGCTGTCGGACTTATTCTGTTTATGGGTTATGGGGCAGTATTTGCTGCTGCTATATTAGGTTTTATGGCGTATCAAAATTTCCGAGGAGCCTCTATGCTAGGCGGGGTAAGGTAG